Proteins from a single region of Pseudopedobacter saltans DSM 12145:
- a CDS encoding GIY-YIG nuclease family protein: MYYTYILKSLKDNKYYYGSCQNLTLRLQQHNSHKVKSTKSRIFF, translated from the coding sequence ATGTATTACACATATATTTTAAAAAGTTTAAAAGATAACAAATACTATTACGGAAGTTGTCAGAATTTAACATTAAGATTGCAACAACATAATAGTCATAAAGTGAAATCTACAAAAAGTAGAATATTTTTTTAA